Within the Gemmatimonadaceae bacterium genome, the region CTGGTCATTCATTGCGGCGTCTTCGCGCCAGACGACACCCGTCGCCAGCACTTCGCCGCCAATCCACCCACCGTGGGTCTCCACGGCCTCCCGTACGGCGGGTTCGCCGCCGACATACAGCACGATCCGGTCGCTCACCGCAAGACCCGACTCCTTTCGCATCCGCTGCACCCGGCTGACCAGTTCCCGGGCCAGTCCTTCGAGCCGGAGTTCCGGTGTCACGAGCGGGTCGAGCGCCGCAAAGAACCCCGCTTCCTCCTGCACCACAAGCGCTCCCGACGCCCGTCGCACGATCGTGACGTCCTCGGCGTCGAGTTGGTGCGTCTCCCCACCCGCGTCCACGGTTACTGGATCGCCGCGCAGAAACCCGCGCAGTGCGTGGGCCGTCAGCGCCTGGACCGCCCGCGCGGCCAACGGGGTCTGCTTACCGAATTTCTTGCCCAGCGTGCGGAAGTTGGGTTTCGCCTCCAGCGTCACCAACGCGTCGCCGGTAGTCGCGAAGTCTACACGCTTGACGTTGAGTTCGTTGGCCAGCAGCTCGACCAGCGGCGCCAGCTCGGATTCCGGCACATCGGGCGCCACGCACACCATCCGGGACAGCGGGTAGCGCACCTTGACCCCGGCATCCTCGCGCGCCGCGCGGCCCAGCTTGGCCAGGGTGCGCACGGCGGCCATCGCCTGCTCGAGCGCCGGGTCACGGGGCGCCGCTTCGGCGCGCACGTACGGCGCCAGGTGCACCGACTCGCCGGTCAGTTCGCGATGCATCCAATCGCTGAGAAACGGCGCCAGCGGCGCCAGGAGCCGGCAGGTCGTCACCAGCACTTCGTACAGTGTCGCGAACGCCGCCCGATTGTCGGCGGCGTCCACTTCGTAGAAACGGCCGCGGCTCAGTCGCACGTACCAGTTGGCCACGTCGTCGTCCACGAAGCGCATGAGCAGGCGCGCCGCCCCTGTGGCGTCGTACCGCTCGAGCGCTGCATCCACGTCCTGTTCCACAGTGGCCAGCCGCGACAGCATCCACCGGTCGAGCGGCGCCCGATCCGCCACCGGCGGATCGGCGGACGAGGGTGCCCACCCGAAATTCGCGTACTGCGCGAACATGCCGCTGTACACGTTCCGCAAGGTGAGCAGGAATCGGACCGCCTGTTCGCGAATCGCGCGCTCGTCGAACTTGCGCGGCACCGACACATCGGCCGACGCCACGAGGAACAACCGTACGGCGTCCACGCCATACTCGGCGATCACCGCCCACGGATCCACCACGTTGCCCTTGCTCTTCGACATCTTCTGGCCGTCGGCATCGAGCACGAGGTCGTTGACCACCACGTGCCCGTACGGCGCGGCGCCCGCCCCCACGCGGCGCGTGGCCACGCCGGCGTTGTTCGGCAGTGCGTCGCCCAACCCGGTCGCGATCGCGAGCAGCGAGTAGAACCAGCCACGCGTCTGGTCCACCCCTTCGGCGATGAAGTCCGCGGGGTACTGGTGTTCCAGCCGCTCTCGGCTGCCCGCGGTGTGCGGATAGCCCCACTGCGCGAACGACATCGAGCCCGAGTCGAACCAGGTATCGATCACTTCACTCACCCGTCGCATCGTGCCCGCGCAACCGCTCCGCGCGCACCCCCACGCGTAGCCGTCCACGTGCGGCTTGTGCGGATCGAAGTCAGCCGGTAGCGCGGCGCCGCCATGCTCCGCCAGATCGGCGAACCCGCCCACCACGTCGACGTGGGTCTCGTCGGCATCGCACACCCACACCGGCAGCGGCGTACCCCAGTAACGATCACGCGAGATCGCCCAGTCGATGTTGTTCTTGAGCCATTCCCCGAATCGTCCCTCACCCACCTCGGGCGGATGCCAATCCACGCGCGCGTTGCGGGCCAGCATCTGGTCGCGGTAGGCCGTGGTCTTCACGAACCACGAGGTGCGGGCGTAGTAGAGCAGCGGGGTGCCGCACCGCCAGCAGTGCGGATACGAGTGCGTGGTCTTGCCGGCCTTCCACAGCACGCCGCGGCGCTTCAACTCCTCGATGAGCAGCGGGTCGGCGGCCTTGACGAACATGCCACCCACGAGCGGCAAGTCGCTGGGGAACTCGCCCCGCGCGTCCACCGGCTGAAGGAACGCCAGTCCGTGCCGCTGCCCCGCGGCGT harbors:
- the ileS gene encoding isoleucine--tRNA ligase — its product is MTVVSGATRFATLPADRSADDLEREVLARWESEDLFGRTLAAAGDRPSFVFFEGPPTANGKPGIHHVFSRTIKDLFCRHRAMKGFRVERKAGWDTHGLPVEIEVEKRLGISGKQQIEELGVAEFNRLSRESVFTYRADWEKLSRRIGYWLDYAHPYVTYHNEYVESVWWALKTLYDRGYLYRGHKILPYCPRCGTALSSHEVAQGYEDVEDPSVYVALDLVTPEANTGAGRRILVWTTTPWTLVSNTALAVHPDLGYVELVRKTGADARTVILAESRVKAVLGEDFASRWELVRLLRGAELAGMRYRRPFDWVSYGPGEHEIIVGEEFVSAEDGTGVVHMSPAFGADDYAAGQRHGLAFLQPVDARGEFPSDLPLVGGMFVKAADPLLIEELKRRGVLWKAGKTTHSYPHCWRCGTPLLYYARTSWFVKTTAYRDQMLARNARVDWHPPEVGEGRFGEWLKNNIDWAISRDRYWGTPLPVWVCDADETHVDVVGGFADLAEHGGAALPADFDPHKPHVDGYAWGCARSGCAGTMRRVSEVIDTWFDSGSMSFAQWGYPHTAGSRERLEHQYPADFIAEGVDQTRGWFYSLLAIATGLGDALPNNAGVATRRVGAGAAPYGHVVVNDLVLDADGQKMSKSKGNVVDPWAVIAEYGVDAVRLFLVASADVSVPRKFDERAIREQAVRFLLTLRNVYSGMFAQYANFGWAPSSADPPVADRAPLDRWMLSRLATVEQDVDAALERYDATGAARLLMRFVDDDVANWYVRLSRGRFYEVDAADNRAAFATLYEVLVTTCRLLAPLAPFLSDWMHRELTGESVHLAPYVRAEAAPRDPALEQAMAAVRTLAKLGRAAREDAGVKVRYPLSRMVCVAPDVPESELAPLVELLANELNVKRVDFATTGDALVTLEAKPNFRTLGKKFGKQTPLAARAVQALTAHALRGFLRGDPVTVDAGGETHQLDAEDVTIVRRASGALVVQEEAGFFAALDPLVTPELRLEGLARELVSRVQRMRKESGLAVSDRIVLYVGGEPAVREAVETHGGWIGGEVLATGVVWREDAAMNDQATMQAVELDGATARIAINKAE